The following coding sequences are from one Salvia hispanica cultivar TCC Black 2014 chromosome 3, UniMelb_Shisp_WGS_1.0, whole genome shotgun sequence window:
- the LOC125213099 gene encoding putative disease resistance RPP13-like protein 3, which translates to MADAAISSVVKLLGNLLIKKVISLRGVEGKVRLLKDELKSMQSFLRDANRREAKEERVRDWIRELREIAFDAEDTIEMFLINVENVKSRGLPIRFTSFPKRMHHLDQIGDEIDSIRARLVTIHKRRVEYEIQIIEAGIPQVELRRRLCPWQKDEHLVGTEDAVKKVLRKSILDKEKRGLSVAVIQGMGGIGKSTLAREIYNHPEVVRGPFYRRGWVVVSSEFTPQETTKQIILQLSRSEEEKNILHKNIQKLEQSMKDKQYLLLKLKEMLYKQLEGTNYFIVMDDVWEQQHWDSFDGAFPNQQDQTSRLILTTRNKIITKHDQYEHKMKLLDSEKSWELFLKKAFINSTIGTCPEELQSIGRQILKKCNGLPLAISVIGGLLAGAQDESRWQQVLDQIDSDIPENNIPNILGLSYQNLSPQLKSCFLCLAFFKEDSTIPSNEVARIWRARGLIQKKGNRSIEDIGRGYLNELINRSMLQIQDLTVDGRVKSFRLHDLLRDVCLSKAEEEMGVKIVKGGEGGCSYKPRHLVYNKSFESFSSNENKYLHSVFLFNVGYIGVDISSREWKNFQLLKILYLDGFWFKKFPNSFRGLVGLKYLRIDTYRSRVYLKLPSWFSEFKKLEFLYVEYVEFGGVALKMESLRDFGARSVRGRAMKVENWKRIESLKGIRLLDWVGMSSGLPPDSDIRELGINIETGKEDNADLVIRGSESLRKMTNLVKLRLTYEYFLQHDSCTFRKFISNLKNLTSLTLIGNKHVSKCPAASVFPPNLTHLTLSKMMNVSMEELGKLPKLQYLTIKHWKISGSLYWMEIFHGQYPCLKALSLKNISRLVCIIIKEGGMPCLEQIRIRECPNLWHLPKHIIIHRF; encoded by the exons ATGGCAGATGCGGCAATCTCATCTGTGGTGAAGCTGCTCGGCAATCTGCTGATCAAGAAGGTGATCTCCCTGCGAGGCGTGGAGGGAAAGGTGCGGTTGCTGAAAGACGAGCTGAAATCGATGCAATCTTTTTTACGAGACGCTAACAGAAGGGAAGCAAAAGAGGAAAGAGTGCGCGATTGGATAAGGGAGCTCAGAGAAATAGCTTTCGATGCCGAAGACACCATCGAAATGTTCCTCATCAATGTCGAGAACGTCAAGAGCAGAGGTCTTCCCATAAGATTCACTAGCTTCCCGAAGCGCATGCACCACCTCGACCAAATTGGGGATGAGATCGATTCGATCCGAGCTAGGCTTGTCACGATTCACAAAAGACGCGTTGAGTACGAGATACAGATCATCGAGGCTGGGATTCCGCAAGTTGAATTGCGGCGGCGGTTGTGTCCTTGGCAAAAGGATGAACATTTGGTTGGCACGGAAGATGCAGTGAAGAAGGTGCTGCGAAAATCGATTCTGGATAAGGAGAAGAGAGGGCTTTCGGTTGCGGTTATACAAGGCATGGGCGGGATCGGTAAATCCACACTTGCTCGGGAGATATACAACCACCCCGAAGTCGTTCGCGGTCCATTTTATCGGCGAGGTTGGGTTGTGGTGTCGAGTGAATTTACTCCACAAGAGACGACCAAGCAAATCATATTGCAGCTGTCCAGATCGGAGGAGGAGAAAAACATACTGCATAAAAATATCCAGAAATTGGAGCAGTCAATGAAGGATAAGCAATATCTCCTACTGAAGCTTAAAGAAATGCTTTACAAACAACTGGAGGGAACAAATTATTTCATAGTTATGGACGACGTGTGGGAGCAACAACATTGGGATTCTTTCGACGGTGCTTTCCCCAATCAACAAG ATCAAACAAGTAGATTAATTCTCACAACTCGCAACAAAATTATTACAAAGCACGATCAATATGAGCATAAGATGAAGCTTCTAGACTCCGAGAAAAGTTGGGAATTATTCTTGAAAAAAGCATTCATTAACAGCACCATTGGCACGTGTCCAGAAGAATTACAGAGTATAGGAAGACAAATCTTGAAAAAATGCAATGGTCTGCCATTGGCAATAAGTGTGATAGGAGGCTTACTTGCTGGTGCTCAAGATGAGAGCAGATGGCAACAAGTTCTCGACCAAATAGATTCCGATATCCCCGAAAACAATATACCAAATATTTTGGGGCTGAGTTATCAGAATTTATCTCCCCAATTGAAATCATGCTTCTTATGTCTAGCCTTTTTCAAAGAAGACTCTACTATCCCTTCAAATGAGGTAGCAAGAATATGGCGTGCACGGGGCTTGATCCAGAAGAAAGGAAATAGAAGTATTGAGGATATTGGAAGAGGTTATCTGAATGAGTTGATCAATCGAAGCATGCTTCAAATTCAGGATCTAACCGTCGATGGTCGAGTCAAAAGTTTTCGTCTCCATGATCTTCTTCGCGATGTATGCTTAAGCAAAGCTGAGGAGGAAATGGGTGTGAAGATTGTGAAGGGAGGGGAGGGAGGATGTTCATATAAACCTCGTCATCTTGTCTACAACAAATCATTTGAAAGTTTCTCCTCAAATGAGAATAAGTATCTTCACTCTGTCTTCCTCTTTAATGTAGGGTATATTGGTGTGGATATTTCATCTCGTGAATGGAAGAACTTTCAACTCCTTAAGATACTCTATCTTGATGGTTTTTGGTTTAAGAAATTTCCAAACTCTTTTCGGGGCTTGGTTGGATTGAAGTACTTGAGAATAGATACATATCGGAGTAGGGTTTATTTGAAGCTCCCAAGCTGGTTTAGTGAGTTTAAAAAACTCGAGTTTCTTTATGTGGAATATGTAGAGTTCGGAGGTGTTGCACTGAAAATGGAAAGCTTGCGTGACTTCGGTGCACGTAGTGTACGCGGCAGAGCCATGAAAGTAGAGAACTGGAAAAGAATAGAGAGTCTGAAGGGTATCAGGCTACTGGATTGGGTGGGGATGAGCTCGGGACTACCGCCTGATTCCGATATTCGTGAATTGGGCATAAATATAGAGACTGGCAAGGAAGATAATGCTGATTTGGTAATCAGGGGAAGTGAGTCGCTGCGAAAGATGACGAATCTTGTGAAACTACGCCTAACATACGAATATTTTTTGCAGCATGACTCTTGTACATTTCGAAAATTCATTTCCAATCTCAAGAATCTCACGTCGCTTACACTTATAGGGAATAAACACGTTTCAAAATGTCCAGCTGCGAGCGTGTTCCCTCCCAATCTCACTCACCTAACGCTGTCGAAAATGATGAATGTTTCGATGGAAGAGTTGGGTAAGCTACCAAAGCTACAATATCTCACCATAAAGCACTGGAAGATTTCTGGCAGCTTATACTGGATGGAGATATTTCATGGCCAGTATCCCTGCCTCAAGGCCCTCTCCCTCAAAAATATATCTCGTTTGGTTTGTATCATCATAAAGGAAGGTGGAATGCCGTGCCTTGAACAAATCCGGATCCGTGAATGCCCGAATCTGTGGCATCTGCCCAAACACATCATCATCCACAG GTTCTGA